A genomic segment from Spongiibacter sp. IMCC21906 encodes:
- the waaA gene encoding lipid IV(A) 3-deoxy-D-manno-octulosonic acid transferase encodes MHAVSVGETIAAAPLIEHFLRVHPQLPVMVTTMTPTGSERVTALFGDRVCHVYAPYDLPCAVNRFLAKVQPKVAVIMETEVWPNMVCQTAARGVDVILANGRMSARSAAGYLKLKGLSASAFAAFAHVVAQGDDDAKRFIALGASAERVLVSGSIKFDVTIAPLLREQAGVFKAAIGSRPVWIAASTHPGEDEIIIAAHDRLLRILPTALLILVPRHPERFDAVATLLADAKLSFQRRSGSSAIEAGSQVLLGDTMGELMMFYGGAAVAFVGGSLVDRGGHNMLEPAAWGLPLVTGTSDYNFAEISQLLCERGGLRKVTTVEQLAEQVGKWLGDSDLSQRQGAAALNVVEQNRGALDKLIAIVEGALMSD; translated from the coding sequence ATTTCCTCCGTGTGCACCCGCAGCTTCCGGTGATGGTGACCACCATGACGCCGACGGGCTCTGAACGCGTCACTGCATTGTTTGGCGACCGGGTTTGTCACGTATATGCGCCTTACGATTTACCCTGTGCGGTGAATCGGTTTTTGGCCAAGGTGCAGCCGAAAGTGGCGGTAATCATGGAGACCGAAGTCTGGCCAAATATGGTGTGTCAGACGGCGGCTCGGGGGGTTGATGTTATTTTGGCCAACGGCCGAATGTCTGCGCGCTCGGCGGCGGGTTACCTCAAATTAAAGGGCTTAAGCGCTTCTGCTTTTGCCGCGTTTGCGCATGTGGTGGCCCAGGGCGACGACGATGCTAAACGCTTTATCGCCTTGGGGGCGTCGGCAGAGAGGGTGTTGGTATCCGGCAGTATCAAGTTTGATGTGACGATTGCGCCATTGCTGCGGGAGCAAGCTGGTGTCTTCAAAGCGGCAATAGGCTCCCGGCCGGTTTGGATTGCCGCCAGCACCCATCCTGGTGAGGATGAAATTATTATTGCAGCCCATGACCGTTTATTGCGTATTTTGCCAACCGCGCTGCTTATTTTAGTGCCGAGGCACCCCGAACGATTTGACGCAGTGGCTACATTGCTTGCTGACGCAAAATTATCTTTTCAGCGTCGCAGTGGCAGCAGCGCTATTGAGGCTGGCAGCCAGGTTTTGTTGGGCGATACCATGGGCGAGTTAATGATGTTTTATGGTGGCGCAGCGGTGGCGTTTGTTGGTGGCAGTCTTGTTGATCGAGGTGGCCACAATATGTTGGAGCCTGCTGCCTGGGGGCTGCCGTTGGTAACCGGGACCAGTGATTATAACTTTGCTGAAATCAGTCAATTGCTCTGCGAGCGGGGCGGTTTGCGTAAAGTGACAACGGTTGAACAGCTGGCTGAGCAAGTGGGGAAGTGGCTTGGTGACAGTGACCTGAGTCAGCGTCAGGGCGCTGCTGCTCTAAATGTAGTGGAGCAAAATCGTGGCGCCCTCGACAAGCTTATTGCGATTGTCGAAGGCGCGTTGATGAGTGACTGA